A window of Silene latifolia isolate original U9 population unplaced genomic scaffold, ASM4854445v1 scaffold_382, whole genome shotgun sequence genomic DNA:
GATATCCAAAAGCCTGAAGATATTTCGACTTCCCATATGCCAGAAACTGTAGAAAGCAGCATGCTCACGTCCAATTCTGGCAAAGATCATCTTTTAGAGGCTGTCGTGGCAGACTTTTGTCGTAAGGATGCACTTAAAAAATCGAAGTCAATCTCTACGTTTGACTCAATGTTGACCACTGAAAGAATGCCCGAGCCATCTATCAGTACAAGCCAtacaattggctcgtcccgttaTTCAATGGGTTGCTCGTCTGTTCTAGAGGAAAGTTCACAAAACTGCTTGAATTCCTCAGATTCCTACAGAATTAGGTCGTCGGTTGAACCGGGTAAACCCAACAAGAAAAGGGCAAGACCTGGGGAGAATAGCCGGCCTCGGCCTAGAGATAGGCAGCTAATCCAAGACCGCATTAAAGAGCTTCGAGAGCTGGTGCCTAATGGATCAAAGGTAATGACTTTCTCAGTGAAATGTAAACTTTTGAATTTCTTCTTATGAAATTATAAAGTATTGATAAATTATTTTCTTCTAACTTACGCAGTGTAGCATTGATTCATTGCTAGAGCGAACAATAAAGCACATGGCTTTCATGCAAAACGTTACTAAGCATTCTGATAAGCTTAGTAACTGTGCTAAATCAAAGGTATGCCTGTCCGTCAATCATCAATTGATATTTCAAACAGATTCCATAATAGATCTTGCTAAACTCCTTAAACGTTTGACGTTTATGCTCTATCGTCTTTGTAGGATTGCAATGAGATGGGAGTGCTAGGATCGGGTTATGAGCAAGGTTCAAGCTGGGCTGTGGAGGTGGGAGGGCATATGAAAATTTGCCCTATCCTTGTCGAAAATCTCAATATGAATGGACAGATGCTAATAGAGGTATGTGTGTACTGTGTTGTCTGTGTATAAGCCTGTCCGTCAATCATCGGCTCAAAAAGACATTTATGTAGAATTTCGCCTTCTTGTCAGAACTTTCGGTTGCCTGATAATTTACCGTTTAATATGTACAGATGTTATGTGATGATTGCGACTATTTTCTGGAGATAACAGAGGCTATCAGAAGCCTAGGCTTGACCGTTCTTAAAGGCATCACAGACGGTCGTGGAGACAAAACATGGATGCGGTTCGTTGTTGAGGTAATCTTTAACTACTGAAATATATCATTGTTGGCTAAATCTTACTCGTACAGAAATTTCCTGTCATGGTCGTTAATGCAAGGAGGTGATTAATGTAATGACGTTGCAGGGTCAGGGAAACCGGAACTTGCACCGCATGGATGTTTTGTGGTCACTTGTCCAGATTCTACAATCCAAAACTTCTGTGTAAAAAGACTAGCTAGTTTTTGGTAACCGGAACTTCATGCAAGTGTTCTTAAAGTTCTGTGAGTTGTTATTAGCGGTATATAACCGAAGATTTGGTTGTGTTTGGTTTTCTTTACTAAGTTTTCTTTTCTTGATTACCACTAGTTAGAGTTTGCACCTTTCTATTTCAGGATTGCATTCGCTGTATGTTTTGTGTGTTCTCGAGTTCTGCCCTCTTTCGAGATTTGTAAGACTGTAACTTTTGACATGAATATAAAGAGTGCCTTTTTTTTGGTTGATATGAGCCAAGGTTGTACCGATGAGATCTTAGCTTAGTGATTACGATTAGGAGTAAGGTTGTGTCGTGGTACAAAAACGTCTGCCACGCCAATACGCCATTGCTACGTTATTTTCCATTGTGTTACGTCGTTTAAAAATACCTATGACTTACATTTCAGCCGCGATAATTGATAATTTACGTCTCTTTGTCTATACGATGATTTAACATTGTATGACCGTGAAGCTATCGTTTTAACCTAGAAAATTTCCGACTTGTAGTCGAAGATGTCTTTACCTAGTGGTAACTGGTAAGTCTCTAAAGAGGGATTACCTGTACAGTTGTACTATACAAACATGTCATGTGCTTCCTTCCAAAAGAAAACAATCATGCACCTTTCCAAGATGATCAACTCAAGATAGTCCAACatccaactgtttaacatgagtCAAGGTCAATaatatttaatactccctccgtcggtcccaatcatttgtttacgtgtgggtattttaatcaaaagtaaacaaatgattgagacagagGCTGCACAGCCTATATATATTCTATTCTTGTAGGAAAGTGAACCAACttgtataaatatattacatgACATAAGATAAACTATGGTCTGATTATCTTAGGATAAACTTTCGGATCGCATAAATCAACGTACCTACATAATAATCTGAAGCCTCTGAAATGGATGATTCAGAAACCAGTAGAGAAGAAGAGTTAATTAAACTCGAAAAAACAAAAACAGGAGTTAAAGGACTTGTTGATTCAGGAATCACCAAAGTTCCTGACATATTCATCTACCCAAAAGAGCATCAACAGGATGCATCAGCTGAAACCTGTAAAACCCGTCTTCAGATTCCTGTCATTGATCTTGCAGACTGGGAAGAAGGGGATAGAAGGAGTCGGGTTGTTGGTGAAATACTTGAAGCATCGAGAACATGGGGAATGTTTGAGCTGATTAATCATGGGTTACCTAAGGAAGTCATACAAAGGTTGTTAGACTGTGTTCAGGAGTTTAATGAACAACCTGTGGAGTTGAAGAGCGAGTTTTACTCGCGTGATGAAGCAAGTATGGTTCAGTATCGTCTCTCGTTGCATCGTGTTTTTCAGACTGCCTTGTGGAAGGATACAATTACTTGTCATTTTGAGAAGGGTTTCATTGAAGAGGGTCAAGTTTTGCCTTCTGTTTGCAGGTAATATCTGATACCACGACTGTGACCGTGACCTGTATTTTTAATTCTATGCTTCGGAATATAATTATCGTTGTCTTTTCCAACTGGCTATTTTTTTCCTTTGCAGAAAACCGATGTCAGATTACCTGGACTATACGACTAGACTGCAAGACGTATTATCAGCATTACTGTCTGAGGCACTTGGATTAAACAGTAACCACCTGAAAAT
This region includes:
- the LOC141639421 gene encoding 1-aminocyclopropane-1-carboxylate oxidase homolog 1-like; the protein is MDDSETSREEELIKLEKTKTGVKGLVDSGITKVPDIFIYPKEHQQDASAETCKTRLQIPVIDLADWEEGDRRSRVVGEILEASRTWGMFELINHGLPKEVIQRLLDCVQEFNEQPVELKSEFYSRDEASMVQYRLSLHRVFQTALWKDTITCHFEKGFIEEGQVLPSVCRKPMSDYLDYTTRLQDVLSALLSEALGLNSNHLKMMQCMESQKLNCHYYPACPEPSLVMGTPKHSDPYFFTILVHNNINGLQVLYENQWVDVNPMEGSIIANIGDMLQLVSNDIFHSAEHRVLASPVGPRVSVACFFCPSCENKDRAYGPINELLVDGVTPLYKATSQADYVQCFIPKGNAGSKALTQFRL